One Ardenticatenales bacterium genomic region harbors:
- the hypB gene encoding hydrogenase nickel incorporation protein HypB: MAERIRVVANIMGANEQLAAANRRRLEEAGVVGLNLMASPGAGKTSLIEHTIQHLSPRLRLAVIDGDIATSIDADRAAAAGATAVQINTGGECHLDAVMIQQALEQLDLSAIDLLIIENVGNLICPANFPLGAHKNVLIASTPEGADKPYKYPGMYRGVDALVINKIDLLPYLDFDMETFRRGVAALNPGLVTFPLSCRTGAGIEAWLTWVQAQMKVTV, from the coding sequence ATGGCTGAGCGCATTCGGGTTGTCGCCAACATCATGGGAGCCAACGAACAGTTAGCCGCGGCCAACCGGCGGCGACTGGAGGAGGCGGGCGTGGTGGGATTGAACCTGATGGCTTCGCCCGGTGCCGGCAAAACCAGCCTCATCGAGCACACCATCCAACACCTCAGCCCGCGCCTGCGCCTCGCCGTCATTGATGGCGACATCGCCACCAGCATCGACGCCGACCGCGCCGCCGCCGCCGGCGCCACCGCCGTACAGATCAACACCGGCGGCGAATGCCACCTGGACGCCGTCATGATACAGCAGGCGCTGGAACAGCTTGACCTGTCCGCCATCGACCTGCTTATCATCGAAAACGTGGGCAACCTCATCTGCCCCGCCAATTTTCCGCTGGGCGCGCACAAAAACGTCCTCATCGCCTCCACGCCAGAAGGCGCGGACAAACCGTACAAGTATCCGGGCATGTACCGCGGCGTGGACGCCCTCGTGATCAACAAAATTGACCTGCTGCCATACCTTGACTTCGACATGGAAACCTTCCGCCGCGGCGTGGCCGCCCTCAACCCTGGGCTGGTCACGTTCCCCCTCTCCTGCCGCACGGGCGCGGGCATTGAAGCGTGGTTGACCTGGGTCCAGGCGCAAATGAAAGTAACCGTATGA
- a CDS encoding hydrogenase maturation nickel metallochaperone HypA, which translates to MHELVVTENLLEIALHHAHAAEAARVTDLHVVLGELSSFVDDSIQFYWDFVSEGTPAAGAQLHFRRVPAEIVCQDCGHRYGVRQNLFCPTCGSEYVRIVQGEEFYLEAIDVASAEDDQAHG; encoded by the coding sequence ATGCACGAACTCGTAGTAACCGAAAACCTATTGGAAATTGCCCTGCACCATGCGCACGCGGCAGAAGCCGCGCGAGTGACAGACTTGCACGTCGTGTTGGGCGAACTCTCCTCCTTCGTGGACGATTCCATCCAGTTTTACTGGGACTTCGTGAGCGAAGGGACGCCGGCGGCAGGAGCGCAATTGCATTTCCGCCGCGTGCCGGCGGAAATCGTCTGTCAGGACTGTGGTCACCGCTATGGGGTGCGCCAAAACCTATTCTGCCCCACCTGTGGCAGCGAATACGTGCGCATTGTCCAGGGGGAAGAATTCTACCTGGAAGCCATTGACGTCGCTTCCGCCGAGGATGATCAGGCACATGGCTGA
- a CDS encoding cyclic nucleotide-binding domain-containing protein — translation MISPEILRRYPFFAFMSPAQLREVAMISNEMELDTDETLFRMGSPADALYLLRHGSIELHYVVVDEHLPHLRKDFMVGTINPGDVLGVSAVINPGELTATAVATEPCQVLRMDGERLLALVLKDPALATGLYYQLAQVVLERLHATRTLLAAASSPV, via the coding sequence ATGATTTCACCTGAAATTCTGCGCCGTTATCCATTTTTCGCTTTCATGTCCCCCGCGCAACTACGCGAAGTCGCCATGATCAGCAATGAAATGGAACTGGACACCGATGAAACTCTCTTCCGCATGGGTTCCCCCGCCGATGCGCTCTATCTGCTGCGTCACGGCAGCATCGAACTGCATTACGTAGTCGTAGACGAGCACTTGCCCCACCTGCGAAAGGACTTCATGGTAGGAACAATCAACCCAGGTGACGTTTTGGGCGTCTCCGCCGTCATCAATCCGGGCGAATTGACGGCCACTGCCGTGGCGACGGAACCCTGCCAGGTGCTGCGAATGGATGGCGAGCGCCTGCTGGCGTTGGTTTTGAAGGACCCCGCTCTGGCTACCGGGCTGTACTACCAACTGGCGCAGGTTGTGCTGGAGCGGCTTCATGCAACGCGCACGCTGTTGGCGGCCGCTTCCTCCCCGGTATAG
- a CDS encoding hydrogenase maturation protease, with protein MDERTLVIGLGNPILGDDGVGWDVARAVAARPEIAARSDVDVECLALGGLSLMEWLIDYERAIIIDAIQTRGGSPGAIYCAPLDAFPHHAAGHTTAAHDTSLHTALQMGRAMGASLPDDIDVVAIEAPRVYEFREELSPAVAAAVPVAAAAVLRLLAHPIDDDQDDGRKNVPS; from the coding sequence ATGGACGAGCGCACGTTGGTGATTGGCTTGGGCAACCCCATTTTGGGAGATGATGGCGTGGGCTGGGACGTGGCGCGCGCGGTGGCGGCGCGACCGGAGATTGCCGCGCGGTCGGATGTAGACGTGGAATGCCTGGCGCTGGGCGGTCTTAGCCTGATGGAATGGCTGATCGACTACGAGCGCGCCATCATTATTGATGCCATCCAGACGCGCGGCGGCAGCCCTGGCGCAATCTACTGCGCCCCCCTGGACGCTTTTCCCCATCACGCCGCCGGCCACACCACCGCCGCCCATGACACGTCACTGCACACCGCCCTGCAAATGGGGCGGGCCATGGGCGCGTCGTTGCCGGACGATATTGATGTTGTCGCTATCGAAGCGCCGCGCGTCTATGAATTCCGCGAAGAACTCAGCCCGGCTGTCGCCGCCGCCGTCCCCGTCGCCGCCGCCGCCGTCTTGCGCCTGCTCGCCCACCCCATTGATGATGATCAGGACGATGGACGAAAGAATGTGCCGTCGTAG
- a CDS encoding Ni/Fe hydrogenase subunit alpha: MQRITIDPITRLEGHGKIEIFLDEEGEVANTYFQIPELRGFERFCVGRPVEEMPLLTNRICGVCPEAHHMAAAKAGDAVYGVDPPRTAKLLRELLYMGFYFTDHTTHFYALGGPDFVMGPDAPVAERNILGVIHKVGLEIGGKVIQARKYGHTVVEILGGRKVHPCTSIPGGVTKGLTEPERQQIEEMGRWGIGFAQFSLQLFQDMVLGNPFYLDLILGDTYTHRTHYIGLVDDNNKVNFYHGRVSVVDPDGKRLGKYAPAEYTDWIAERVEPWTYLKFPYLKKVGWKGFVDGKDSGVYAATPLSRLNAADGMATPLAQEAYEQFYETLGGKPVHQRLATHWARLIELLYAAERLVELATDEEITSPHIHTVPTKTPTEGVGIVEAPRGTLTHHYWTDERGILTKVNLVVGTTNNYAPISMSIKKAAQTLIHKGTVVNEGLLNMVEMAFRAYDPCFGCATHSLPGQMPLQVTIRDANGKEVEVLRQFC, encoded by the coding sequence ATGCAACGCATAACCATTGATCCCATCACCCGCCTCGAAGGGCACGGCAAGATCGAGATTTTCCTGGACGAAGAAGGGGAAGTCGCCAACACCTACTTCCAGATTCCCGAACTGCGCGGCTTTGAACGATTTTGCGTCGGTCGTCCGGTGGAGGAAATGCCCTTGCTCACCAATCGCATCTGTGGCGTTTGCCCGGAGGCGCACCACATGGCCGCCGCCAAAGCAGGCGACGCCGTCTACGGCGTCGATCCCCCACGCACGGCCAAACTGCTGCGCGAACTGCTCTACATGGGCTTCTACTTCACCGACCACACCACGCACTTCTACGCCCTCGGCGGCCCCGACTTCGTCATGGGACCAGATGCGCCCGTGGCGGAGCGCAACATCCTCGGCGTCATTCACAAAGTGGGGCTGGAAATCGGCGGCAAGGTGATCCAGGCGCGCAAGTACGGCCACACCGTCGTGGAAATCCTGGGGGGGCGCAAGGTCCATCCCTGCACCTCCATCCCCGGCGGCGTCACCAAAGGGCTGACCGAACCAGAACGCCAGCAAATTGAAGAAATGGGGCGCTGGGGCATCGGTTTTGCTCAGTTCAGTCTCCAATTGTTCCAGGACATGGTTCTGGGCAACCCCTTCTATCTCGACCTGATCCTGGGCGACACCTACACGCACCGCACCCACTACATCGGCCTCGTAGATGACAACAACAAGGTCAACTTCTATCATGGTCGCGTCAGCGTGGTTGACCCCGACGGAAAGCGGCTGGGCAAATACGCGCCCGCCGAATACACCGACTGGATCGCCGAACGGGTCGAACCATGGACCTACCTGAAATTCCCCTACCTGAAAAAAGTAGGCTGGAAAGGGTTCGTGGACGGCAAGGACTCGGGCGTCTACGCAGCCACGCCGCTCTCCCGCCTCAACGCCGCCGATGGCATGGCCACGCCGCTGGCGCAGGAAGCGTACGAGCAGTTCTACGAAACGCTGGGCGGCAAGCCGGTACACCAGCGGCTGGCGACCCATTGGGCGCGCCTGATCGAGTTGTTGTATGCGGCGGAGCGACTGGTAGAACTGGCGACGGACGAGGAAATCACCTCGCCGCACATCCACACCGTCCCCACCAAGACGCCCACGGAGGGCGTAGGCATCGTGGAAGCGCCGCGCGGCACGCTCACGCATCACTACTGGACGGACGAGCGCGGCATTCTCACGAAAGTCAACCTCGTGGTGGGCACAACCAACAACTATGCGCCCATCAGCATGTCCATCAAGAAAGCGGCACAGACGCTCATTCACAAAGGAACGGTCGTCAATGAAGGGCTGTTGAACATGGTGGAAATGGCCTTCCGCGCCTATGACCCCTGCTTTGGCTGCGCCACGCACTCCCTGCCGGGGCAAATGCCCCTGCAAGTGACCATTCGTGACGCCAACGGGAAAGAAGTGGAAGTCCTGCGGCAGTTCTGTTAA
- a CDS encoding oxidoreductase, with protein sequence MTENTKPKFAMYWAASCGGCEIAVLNIHEKILDVDANFDVVFWPVAMDAKYKDVEAMPDKSITLTLFNGGIRNAENEHMAHLLRQKSQILVAFGSCATEGCIPGLANLSPIDAIYDAVYESVSTENPDHLRPQYATNMPEGAINIPVFQPTVRTLDQVVDVDYYMPGCPPESHQIAAVVDLVIKALHGEATLPPPGSVIGAGGSTVCDDCPRARNVKKINRFVRIHEATDIDPDLCLLEQGILCNGPATRNGCGALCPRVGAACIGCYGPAADVIDYGARLMTAVASVIDSNDPEEIERILDGIPDPAGSFYRFSMAHSLLHAARPAMTGP encoded by the coding sequence ATGACTGAAAACACCAAACCCAAATTCGCCATGTACTGGGCCGCCTCCTGCGGCGGCTGCGAAATCGCCGTCCTAAACATCCACGAAAAAATCCTGGACGTCGACGCCAACTTCGACGTCGTCTTCTGGCCCGTGGCCATGGACGCCAAATACAAAGACGTGGAAGCCATGCCCGACAAATCCATCACCCTCACCCTGTTCAACGGCGGCATCCGCAACGCCGAAAACGAACACATGGCCCACCTCTTGCGCCAAAAATCGCAAATCCTCGTCGCCTTTGGCTCCTGCGCCACCGAAGGCTGTATTCCCGGCCTCGCCAACCTCTCCCCGATAGACGCCATCTACGACGCCGTCTACGAAAGCGTCTCCACGGAAAACCCCGATCACCTCCGCCCCCAATACGCCACCAACATGCCCGAGGGCGCGATCAACATCCCCGTCTTTCAACCCACCGTACGCACGCTGGATCAGGTCGTAGACGTAGACTACTACATGCCCGGCTGCCCACCCGAATCCCATCAGATCGCCGCCGTCGTTGACCTGGTTATCAAGGCACTGCATGGCGAAGCCACCCTGCCGCCGCCCGGCAGCGTCATCGGCGCCGGCGGCTCCACCGTCTGCGACGACTGCCCTCGCGCGCGCAATGTGAAGAAAATCAACCGTTTCGTGCGCATCCACGAGGCCACGGACATCGATCCCGACCTCTGTTTGCTAGAGCAAGGCATCCTCTGCAACGGCCCGGCCACACGCAATGGCTGCGGCGCCCTTTGCCCGCGCGTGGGGGCGGCCTGCATTGGCTGCTACGGCCCCGCGGCGGATGTCATTGACTACGGCGCGCGCCTGATGACGGCCGTCGCCTCCGTCATTGACAGCAACGATCCCGAGGAGATTGAGCGCATCCTGGACGGCATACCCGACCCGGCTGGCTCTTTCTACCGCTTCAGCATGGCGCATTCCCTGCTACACGCGGCCCGGCCCGCCATGACCGGCCCATAG
- a CDS encoding hydrogenase iron-sulfur subunit → MSDTFEPIIIGFTCNWCSYRAADLAGTARIKYPPNIRLIRLMCSGRMDPTFVLKALANGADGVLITGCHPGECHYIEQNYKALRRYLLLRRTVAQMGIEPERIKLVWASAAEGVHLAREITKMVEEIRALGPLNWPGRTRQAQRSALPEMMPEVEEMPA, encoded by the coding sequence ATGAGTGACACGTTTGAACCCATCATTATCGGCTTCACCTGTAACTGGTGCAGCTATCGCGCTGCCGATCTTGCCGGCACGGCCCGCATCAAGTACCCGCCGAATATCCGCCTGATTCGCCTGATGTGCTCCGGACGCATGGACCCCACGTTTGTGCTGAAGGCGCTGGCAAACGGCGCGGATGGCGTCCTGATCACGGGGTGCCATCCGGGTGAATGTCATTACATTGAGCAAAATTACAAGGCGCTGCGCCGTTACCTGCTGCTGCGCCGCACGGTAGCCCAAATGGGTATTGAGCCGGAGCGGATTAAGCTGGTGTGGGCCAGCGCAGCCGAAGGGGTGCATCTGGCCCGTGAGATCACGAAGATGGTGGAGGAGATTCGGGCGTTGGGGCCGCTGAATTGGCCCGGACGGACGCGCCAGGCGCAAAGGTCGGCGCTGCCAGAAATGATGCCTGAGGTGGAGGAAATGCCGGCATGA
- a CDS encoding CoB--CoM heterodisulfide reductase iron-sulfur subunit A family protein: MSAEARNPHDEHKERIGVYVCHCGSNIAGTVDVEDVAVWAKDALGDDGVVISRDYKFMCSSLGQELIERDIENEGLTRVVVAACSPHLHEQTFRNACDHAGLNPYLCELVSIREQVSWVHTDRAAATAKAKAVIAGGVERVIENEPLEPLHVPIDPHTLVVGGGIAGIQAALEIADAGHKVYLVEREPSIGGHMAQFDKTFPTLDCAACILTPKMVTVGNHPNIEMLTWSEVVRVDGYVGNFTVTIKQKPRYVDTDLCTGCGICWEKCPKKVIDDVFEAGLGYRKAVYTPFAQAVPKYPVIDTVNCTYFQNGKCRACEKLCPTEAIDFTQQETFRQVTVGNIILATGFDVFDARRIPQYGYGRLANVFTSIEFERMCNAAGPTNGEIVLRDGVTQPRSVAIIHCVGSRDRNYNNYCSAICCMASLKFAHLVKERTGAQVYNFYIDMRTAYKDYDEFYQRLLEEGTLFVRGRVAEVTDAARLPGEEGKLIIQAEDTLAGRQRRVPVDMVILAAGLEPRVDANEVARLFGISCSANGWFIEKHPKLDPVATMTEGIFIAGAVQGPKDIPSSVAQGAAAAARVLNRIGRGEIELEPVRATVDAAKCSGCRICNNLCPFNAIIFHEDLMVTEINHALCQGCGTCVAACPAGAISGSGFSNEQILAQIEGLLMFNGANLVDLVPA; encoded by the coding sequence ATGAGTGCTGAAGCGCGCAATCCACACGATGAACATAAGGAACGTATTGGCGTCTACGTCTGTCACTGCGGCAGCAACATTGCCGGCACGGTGGATGTGGAAGACGTGGCCGTTTGGGCGAAAGACGCCCTGGGGGACGATGGCGTGGTCATCTCCCGCGATTACAAGTTCATGTGCTCCAGCCTGGGGCAAGAACTGATCGAGCGGGACATCGAAAACGAAGGGCTGACGCGCGTGGTCGTGGCTGCCTGCTCTCCCCATCTGCACGAGCAAACGTTCCGCAATGCCTGCGATCACGCGGGCCTGAATCCGTATTTATGCGAACTGGTTTCCATTCGGGAGCAGGTCTCCTGGGTGCATACCGACCGCGCCGCGGCCACGGCGAAAGCGAAAGCGGTGATTGCCGGCGGCGTGGAGCGGGTGATTGAAAATGAGCCGCTGGAGCCGCTGCATGTGCCCATTGATCCGCATACGCTGGTGGTGGGGGGCGGAATTGCCGGCATTCAAGCCGCTTTGGAAATAGCAGATGCCGGGCACAAAGTGTACCTGGTGGAGCGTGAACCCTCCATCGGCGGCCACATGGCCCAATTCGACAAAACCTTCCCCACCCTCGACTGCGCCGCCTGCATCCTCACCCCCAAGATGGTCACCGTCGGCAACCACCCCAACATCGAAATGCTCACCTGGAGCGAAGTCGTGCGCGTCGACGGCTACGTGGGCAACTTCACCGTCACCATCAAACAAAAACCCCGCTACGTAGACACCGACCTCTGCACCGGCTGCGGCATCTGCTGGGAAAAATGCCCCAAGAAAGTCATCGACGACGTGTTTGAAGCCGGCCTCGGCTATCGCAAAGCCGTCTACACCCCCTTCGCCCAGGCCGTACCCAAATACCCCGTGATCGACACCGTCAACTGCACCTACTTCCAGAACGGCAAATGCCGCGCCTGCGAGAAACTGTGCCCGACGGAAGCCATTGACTTCACCCAGCAAGAGACATTCCGCCAGGTCACGGTGGGCAACATCATCCTGGCGACGGGTTTCGACGTGTTCGACGCCCGCCGTATCCCCCAATACGGCTATGGCCGCCTGGCAAACGTCTTCACCAGCATCGAATTCGAGCGCATGTGCAACGCCGCCGGCCCCACCAACGGCGAAATCGTGCTGCGCGATGGCGTCACCCAACCCCGGTCCGTGGCTATCATCCACTGCGTTGGCAGCCGCGACCGCAACTACAACAACTACTGCTCCGCCATCTGCTGCATGGCCTCCCTCAAATTCGCCCACCTGGTGAAGGAACGCACGGGCGCGCAGGTGTACAACTTCTACATCGACATGCGCACGGCGTACAAAGATTATGACGAGTTCTACCAGCGGCTGCTGGAAGAAGGCACGCTCTTTGTGCGCGGGCGCGTGGCGGAAGTCACCGACGCCGCCCGCCTGCCGGGGGAGGAAGGTAAGCTGATCATCCAGGCGGAGGACACGCTGGCCGGTCGGCAGCGGCGCGTGCCCGTGGACATGGTCATCCTGGCGGCGGGGCTGGAGCCGCGCGTAGACGCGAACGAGGTGGCCCGCCTCTTTGGCATCTCGTGCAGCGCCAATGGCTGGTTCATTGAGAAACACCCCAAGCTGGACCCGGTCGCCACCATGACGGAGGGCATCTTCATCGCCGGCGCGGTGCAAGGGCCGAAGGATATTCCTTCCAGCGTGGCCCAGGGAGCCGCCGCCGCCGCGCGCGTGCTCAACCGCATTGGGCGCGGCGAAATCGAACTGGAACCGGTGCGGGCGACGGTGGACGCGGCGAAATGTTCCGGCTGCCGCATTTGCAACAATCTCTGCCCGTTCAATGCCATCATCTTCCATGAAGATTTGATGGTCACGGAAATCAATCACGCGCTCTGCCAGGGGTGCGGCACTTGCGTGGCCGCCTGCCCGGCGGGGGCGATCAGTGGTTCGGGCTTCAGCAATGAGCAGATTCTGGCGCAAATTGAGGGGCTATTGATGTTTAATGGCGCAAATCTGGTTGATTTGGTGCCGGCATGA
- a CDS encoding CoB--CoM heterodisulfide reductase iron-sulfur subunit B family protein — protein MSKYLFYPGCSMQRTARPYLDSLLAIREDIGVQLEEVRDWNCCGATEYISVARLPAFSLIGRNLALAEQQMNGSSTLVAGCSACYLNLAKTDAYMRTDQKLDRQVNEALAAGGLHYDAGTIQIRHLLDIITNDVGLDAVRQRVVRPLKGLRVAPYYGCMIVRPDPDNRFGNPEYPQSLDRLLQALGAEVIDYPLKTHCCGGHMTQISPSVAYELIRRLIGAADQYHADVMVTLCPMCQLNLDAYQEDANRHFKTDYHMPILYFTQLMGLAFGHEAEELGLGKEFVSAEEALAKIGVEMPPPETEARPARRRRDDPSLPMPQMPRNREDVK, from the coding sequence ATGAGCAAGTATCTGTTTTATCCGGGCTGTTCGATGCAGCGCACGGCGCGCCCGTACCTCGATTCTCTGCTGGCGATTCGCGAAGATATTGGCGTGCAGTTGGAGGAGGTGCGGGATTGGAACTGCTGCGGGGCGACGGAGTATATTTCGGTGGCGCGTTTGCCGGCATTTTCCCTGATCGGGCGAAACCTGGCATTGGCGGAACAACAAATGAACGGCAGCAGCACCCTGGTCGCCGGCTGTAGCGCCTGCTACCTGAATCTGGCGAAGACGGACGCCTACATGCGGACGGACCAGAAGCTCGACCGGCAGGTGAACGAGGCATTAGCAGCGGGGGGGTTGCATTACGATGCCGGCACAATCCAAATCCGTCACCTCCTGGACATCATCACCAACGACGTCGGCCTCGACGCCGTACGCCAGCGCGTCGTTCGCCCCCTCAAAGGGCTGCGCGTCGCCCCCTACTACGGCTGCATGATCGTCCGCCCCGACCCCGACAACCGTTTTGGCAACCCCGAATACCCGCAATCACTCGACCGCCTGCTGCAAGCCCTCGGCGCGGAAGTGATTGACTACCCCTTGAAAACCCACTGCTGCGGTGGGCATATGACCCAGATCAGCCCATCCGTGGCCTACGAATTGATTCGCCGCCTGATCGGCGCGGCGGACCAGTATCACGCGGACGTGATGGTCACGCTCTGCCCCATGTGCCAACTCAACCTGGACGCCTACCAGGAAGACGCCAACCGGCACTTCAAGACGGATTACCACATGCCCATCCTCTACTTCACGCAGTTGATGGGGCTGGCGTTTGGTCATGAGGCGGAGGAGTTGGGACTGGGCAAGGAGTTTGTCTCCGCGGAGGAGGCGCTGGCGAAGATTGGCGTGGAGATGCCGCCGCCGGAAACGGAAGCGCGACCTGCCCGCCGTCGCCGCGACGACCCCAGCCTGCCCATGCCGCAAATGCCGCGGAATCGGGAGGATGTCAAATGA
- a CDS encoding 4Fe-4S dicluster domain-containing protein, which translates to MSTVNFSPQEGSPSFLERVVQATPGDPRLDMCIQCGTCGGSCPSGADMDYTPRQIFAMIRADMEEAVLASNTPWYCVSCYFCTTRCPQEVHITDIMYTLKRMAIDAHLYDDSTAPDLSQSFVSNVENYGRSFEFGLATRHYLRHHPRQLVGMAQMGLGMLGRGRIDLTPHRIDNLDQLHAILRRARELEVEA; encoded by the coding sequence TTGTCCACGGTCAACTTTTCACCACAGGAGGGTTCCCCCAGTTTCCTGGAGCGTGTCGTCCAGGCGACTCCTGGCGATCCTCGCCTTGATATGTGCATCCAATGCGGCACATGCGGCGGGTCCTGTCCCTCAGGCGCGGACATGGACTACACGCCGCGGCAGATTTTTGCCATGATCCGGGCCGATATGGAAGAAGCGGTGCTGGCAAGCAATACGCCCTGGTACTGCGTTTCGTGCTATTTCTGCACGACCCGCTGCCCACAGGAAGTGCATATCACGGACATCATGTACACCCTCAAACGGATGGCGATTGATGCGCATCTGTATGACGACAGCACCGCGCCTGATCTGTCACAGAGTTTTGTCAGCAACGTCGAAAATTATGGTCGCAGCTTTGAGTTTGGTCTGGCAACGCGCCACTATTTGCGCCATCACCCGCGGCAACTGGTGGGCATGGCGCAGATGGGACTGGGCATGCTGGGGCGCGGGCGCATTGACCTGACGCCACATCGAATCGACAATCTAGACCAACTCCACGCCATATTGCGGCGCGCGCGGGAATTGGAGGTTGAAGCATGA